GTCTTATTGAATGAAGCACATTGGAAAATAAATACTAAATAGAGTACTCTATTTATATCTCAACAAAAGTCCAACGAATCCTTCAAATGGACTATTGGCGAAATTCATCACATCGGGGTACACTCGCCTCCGAACTGGtagaaaaccctcacctagggatGAAGCCCGTGAATACttgcccgaaggcacgacagtgcggtgaggtaaaacccctcagttcaaggatcgaactagcgatctccacctattcgcctagtctcccatcatcaccaggtgccgcaaaAAATAATGGGGAGGGCAGGAATCACGATATGTTGTATGGTTCCTGGTTAAGTATCAGAAAGAAATTCAAGTACTTCATTTATAAGTGATTACCATTAGATTACCTTTTTAATTAAAATGTGTTTATATGTCTCTCTTTTTAGGTTAAAGTTACCTTTTCAAATGTTTTTTGTAGTATGTTATCTTTAGTAGGTAAAAAGTAAAGTGCATACAACCAAGTAAACATAGACTATGATACATTACCATTTTATACAACTTTATCTTCCattttttagtttaaaacatGTCTGTCAAGAAATAAGGCATAATTATGAAAAGAAAATGAATTGCCAAGAAATATACAAGtgcattatttttttttaagtttgatgGATTGTATAAGCTAAGTGTTAGACATCATGAACTTTGCAATCCTCAAGTTGTGAGTTCAAATATAAATCAGTTTGTTAACTTTTTCCAAAAAGTATATGACTGTATCCTCATAAATACATATGAAGATCGTATATTCATAACATGAAAACATATAACAAATGAACATATCACCCTCTCTTCTATTATCCTATACCAATCACCCAAACAAAAACATTGAAATGAGGTCCAAAACTTATGTTTAGAAATCCCTATACCATATACCCCAAACATAATATATAAAGATTTTAGAGCGGAATCACTTTCATACaaaataaaatatgaaaacaaactcaCTAGATTGTAGATGTTGCACCCAATATTTAATTAGATGGTATATTGTATATGTTGATGAGAAAGCAGTTGACCAAGTTGTGACTAGATCAAAGATGGAACAGAAATATTGCTTGTAGGATCATGCCACTgatctccaccatcaccaccagttAAGGTCCATAGAAAAGAAGTTGGATCAGATGATTCTAACCCCTTGAATACTTGATCATTATCATTCTGACCTATTAAACTAGTACCCATTTGAACTTCATTCACAACTGAACCACCTCCATCTGCATACGGTGCAAACCCTTGAACTGTTGGTTGTTGCTGAATGTGTGAAGCTAATAAAGAAGACATCTTATGATCACTGTTGAAGCTAGAAGTAATCAATCCACCATTAAACATGGAGGGGTAGTTTGAAACAACTGGCACTGAATTATGATCATGAGCCACAGATGATGAAAACCCTAATCCAAGAGAACTCATTTGAGGTTGAACAACAAGATCATACCTTGAAACATCAGAAACAACCCTAGTATTGAATAATCTTGggtacttagagtttggttgtaGTAACCCATACAAAGGTGTTGAGTGATCAAGATCAGGATCAAGATTAGGGTTAGGAGTATCATCAACGGCTGAGAATGGTCTCTTGATCATTCTCTTGTTCTTCCTACAACCACCACCAACTGGAACATTTCTTAAAGTGCCACCCCTTGTCCAATACCTCTTGCAGGCTTTGCAAAAATGTCTAGGCTGTGACAAACTGTAGTTGTTGTAGTAGCAAAACTTGGTGTTCAAGGAGTTGCATCTTGGGCACTTCAAGACCTGTTGTTGCCTTTGCTGCAGTTGATTTTGGAGAGCAATTGTTTTTTCTGAAGAATCCATTAGTACTTTTGCAGTTTTGCTTATCTAGTTACTAAAAAAGATGAAAAAGATATGaaaaaattagagaaaaataATAAAGTTTTGAACTTTTTTGAAGGGTGATCAAGAAAGATCAAAAACAGTAGACGGATAGACACATATCCTCCTTCCAAATACTAGAAAACAAATGGGTGAGTCATATTCTGTTGTTTTAAAATGTGTAATGACAAAAGAATGAAGCGTGGCCACTCCTTTGGAATTGAGATATGAGTTGGAGGATCTGTTAGTTTAATAATCTACAGCTTGTAAAAGTTGCATCTCAGACAGTAAAGAGACAAAGAACAGGTATGTGTTGTCTTTCTTTTATTTACACaaagagagagagatagagagagagagagaaattaaGTCTTACTTTAATTAGCTTCACGTGAATATTGGTAGATTAAGATGGCAATTTAGATGAGATAGGATACTAGGGGTCCTATATATGGTTCACATTAACATATATACTTAGAGGGGTCCAATCAAATCATAATCGAACAGTAAAGTGTTTATAGTTGGCTTATTTCAGTATTTCACAACTATTTATCAATAGTTCCACTGTTtaagaatcatattctatgtagACAGTAGAAACTGGTATAATTGGTATTCAATTCAAAGGCGATAAGAAATGAGATATAGATGAATCATGAATATATAGGGGGGACATAAACAAGACTATCAAGATTAAGGTACTATATCACCATTACCAACCGTGTCACATGGATAATAATCTTAATAAAAGAATAATAGATAGATGATGTTAATCATATACGGAGTCGACTCTCGTTAGAGGTAATTTGATCGATTGTAACTTTGTTATTAGTCGTGTGTAAAGTTTAAATATTACGCGATAAACATTATCAAATGTTTATGGTATTCTAGACCGATAGGTTATCTAATTGGATACATATGATCTTAGTTCATTGTTAATCAGATATTACTAAATTTGGGTAATCAATTATCAATATGAGTGTACGAAAAAATCTTAAATCTTGATATTGAATAACTTAAAACAATTTACTTGTAATTTGGTACATGATATTACAAGTATATTGATTGTAATAAGATAAATAATTACTTTGGATGAATTTGATTGTTTAAGTAAATGTGATTATAAATAAATACATTTAATTATGAATTTATATAAATTTATCAAGCTTAACAAAATCATAGAATCTACTAATCTAGTAAAACTAGTCATGTGTAATATTAGCTATTGGAAAACTTTAAAAAATAacaataatttaaattaaatgttTATACTATATAAATACAAATTTGTATCACGAAAaatcattttattattttattaggaCTTTTTGTTATGTAGATGATAGTTTGTATTCAAATTTGTTTTCTTGATACGTATGTTCAATTCACTTTTGTATTGTTTCAACTAGTAGATGcaccgcccgcgttgcggggcgatggccgaataatgagTGAGTGTTAGGCAGCTTATTGACATgaaaaaacaattaaatcgagtcaaccaattaaaacaaaacatttttatagttttgattaaaaaaaactaaaacaatgacaatattgtaatttttaactacGGGAAAGTTGTATTCTTTTtactggggtaaaatcgtaatttgccaaaagttaAAGTGATGGTAGTAAATTTGAATCAGGGGCGAAATTGT
This is a stretch of genomic DNA from Helianthus annuus cultivar XRQ/B chromosome 16, HanXRQr2.0-SUNRISE, whole genome shotgun sequence. It encodes these proteins:
- the LOC110908529 gene encoding dof zinc finger protein DOF1.4 codes for the protein MDSSEKTIALQNQLQQRQQQVLKCPRCNSLNTKFCYYNNYSLSQPRHFCKACKRYWTRGGTLRNVPVGGGCRKNKRMIKRPFSAVDDTPNPNLDPDLDHSTPLYGLLQPNSKYPRLFNTRVVSDVSRYDLVVQPQMSSLGLGFSSSVAHDHNSVPVVSNYPSMFNGGLITSSFNSDHKMSSLLASHIQQQPTVQGFAPYADGGGSVVNEVQMGTSLIGQNDNDQVFKGLESSDPTSFLWTLTGGDGGDQWHDPTSNISVPSLI